From a region of the Tiliqua scincoides isolate rTilSci1 chromosome 4, rTilSci1.hap2, whole genome shotgun sequence genome:
- the SLC32A1 gene encoding vesicular inhibitory amino acid transporter has protein sequence MATLIRSKISNVATSVSNKSQAKVSGVFARMGFQAATDEEAVGFAHCDDLDYEHRQGLQMDILKSEGGEEGGEPPLEGDIHYQRDGSGPLPPSASKDNGVCSELSSQDKPKITAWEAGWNVTNAIQGMFVLGLPYAILHGGYLGLFLIIFAAVVCCYTGKILIACLYEENEDGETVRVRDSYVDIANACCAPRFPTLGGRIVNVAQIIELVMTCILYVVVSGNLMYNSFPNLPVSQKSWSIIATAVLLPCAFLKNLKAVSKFSLLCTLAHFVINILVIAYCLSRARDWAWDKVKFYIDVKKFPISIGIIVFSYTSQIFLPSLEGNMQNPKEFHCMMNWTHIAACILKGLFALVAYLTWADETKEVITDNLPSTIRAVVNLFLVAKALLSYPLPFFAAVEVLERSLFQDGSRAFFPNCYGGDGRLKAWGLTLRCSLVVFTLLMAIYVPHFALLMGLTGSLTGAGLCFLLPSLFHLKLLWRKLLWHHVFFDVAIFVIGGICSVSGFIHSLEGLIEAFRTNSED, from the exons ATGGCGACGCTAATCCGCAGCAAGATCTCCAACGTGGCCACCTCGGTTTCCAACAAGTCCCAGGCGAAAGTCAGCGGCGTGTTCGCCCGCATGGGCTTCCAGGCGGCCACAGACGAAGAGGCGGTGGGCTTCGCCCACTGCGATGACCTCGACTACGAGCACAGGCAGGGGCTGCAGATGGACATCCTGAAATCCGAGGGGGGCGAGGAAGGGGGCGAGCCGCCCTTggagggggacatccactaccaGAGGGACGGCAGCGGACCCCTGCCCCCCTCCGCCTCCAAGGACAACGGGGTGTGCTCCGAGCTGTCCAGCCAGGACAAGCCCAAGATCACCGCCTGGGAGGCCGGCTGGAATGTCACCAACGCCATCCAG GGGATGTTTGTTCTTGGCCTGCCCTATGCTATTCTTCACGGTGGATATCTAGgactatttttaattatttttgcaGCAGTGGTTTGCTGCTACACTGGGAAAATCCTTATTGCCTGTCTCTACGAAGAGAATGAAGATGGGGAGACAGTCAGGGTGAGAGACTCCTATGTGGACATTGCTAATGCTTGCTGTGCTCCCAGATTTCCTACACTTGGGGGCAGGATTGTGAATGTGGCTCAGATCATAGAGCTGGTCATGACTTGCATCCTCTATGTGGTTGTCAGTGGCAACCTGATGTACAACAGCTTCCCAAACTTGCCAGTCTCCCAGAAATCTTGGTCCATCATTGCTACAGCAGTACTCCTGCCCTGTGCTTTCTTGAAGAACCTCAAGGCAGTCTCCAAGTTCAGCTTGCTCTGCACCTTGGCCCATTTTGTGATCAACATTTTGGTGATTGCCTACTGCCTCTCCAGAGCGCGAGACTGGGCATGGGATAAAGTCAAGTTTTACATTGATGTGAAGAAGTTCCCCATCTCCATTGGCATCATTGTCTTCAGTTACACCTCCCAGATCTTTCTGCCTTCCTTAGAAGGGAACATGCAGAACCCTAAGGAGTTCCACTGCATGATGAACTGGACTCACATAGCTGCTTGCATTCTGAAGGGACTCTTTGCCTTGGTAGCCTACCTGACTTGGGCTGATGAGACAAAAGAAGTCATCACAGACAACTTACCATCCACTATTAGGGCTGTTGTTAACCTTTTCTTGGTGGCCAAAGCCTTGCTCTCTTATCCATTGCCGTTCTTTGCAGCTGTGGAAGTTCTGGAGAGATCCCTTTTCCAAGATGGAAGCAGGGCCTTCTTCCCTAACTGCTATGGGGGTGATGGGAGGCTCAAAGCCtgggggcttaccctcaggtgtTCCCTTGTAGTTTTCACCTTACTGATGGCCATCTATGTCCCTCATTTTGCCCTCCTGATGGGCCTCACAGGGAGCCTCACAGGTGCAGgcctctgcttcctcctccccagcctctTCCACCTCAAGCTCTTGTGGCGGAAGCTCTTGTGGCACCATGTCTTCTTTGATGTGGCCATTTTTGTAATAGGTGGTATATGCAGTGTGTCTGGGTTCATTCATTCTTTAGAAGGCCTAATTGAGGCTTTTAGAACCAATTCAGAAGACTAA